AGCCCAATCAGTAATCAGTTTTGTCAATTCATCGAACTCAGAATACTTTTCTTCAAGATAAAGTAAGGAGTGCTTGTCTTCCAGAACAGCATCTTCCAAAAGCTTTATTAATTCAATAAATTTAATACGCCACCTTTCTGTTAAATCACAAAATACCCCGTCATTATTCTTATATAAATCCAGGTCGGGTGATTTTTTTAATTTGTGTAGAGAATCGTTTAATATTTGTGTGTTAATAGCCAGCTTAAACAAAAACTTACCCTTGGTAGTAGAGAATACATTTCCGTATTTCAACCCGTATAAAGAATCCATTATGGCAGCAAATCGTTGGTTTTGCTCTTCTTTGAAAAAGCTTGAACTTTCTTTATAATCAGTTATATTGCTTTCCAGAATTTGTCTTGTATAACCCAGATAGCTACTAATACTTTTTTCAATCGTCTTATGTGTTTTAGTCGGCCACAGAAGCAGTAAGCCTATAGCTGTAAAAATAATTCCCACTAATATTGCCAGTATTCTATAAACTACATCTTCAATAGCAACAGGTGTTGTTAATGATATCAGATAAAGAAATTGAATAGGTAATAAAGCTATTGCATTAGGTGTTTCGAAATAGTTGTAATAGTTTAGGGAAAAGAATAAAATAAAGTTAAAGGGGATTGCAAGAATGTAATACTCATTAAAGAATACAGCAATTATTACTAAAACTATAATTTGGATACCAACAATTCCTAACGATTGGGCTATTCTTCGTTTGAAACTGAATCCTCTGTGTTCAATGAATAAGAAAAGAGCCGTAAGAGCCGATATTAGTGCTTCATTAGTGTTTGCAAATTGTAAGGTGGTAAAGAATGATGCAAGCATTCCCAAAGTTCCTTCAATACCATGTAAGTATCTTCCTTTCCTGAATTTAGATGTGTATTTACGGATGAAATTTTGCATAGAGTAAATCTACTACAAAAATCAATATGAAATATTCCAGAATTTGGGAAAACAGGTTAAATGGTAATACCTGTAATTTGTTGTAAAACAATAGACCGCGAAACTTTTAAGTTTCACGGCCTATAATATTATTTGCAGGGCTTTTTTATTTAAACCCTATCTTAGTTCTTACTCTTCTCATCACGTCGGAGCTAATAGCACGTGCTTTGATAGCACCATTCTCCAAAATAGAATCCAATTCCTGTTTATTATTCATAAAATAATCAAACTTTTCTCTTGGTTCGGCATATTTTTCCAAAATCAGGTTTAGTAAAGCTGTTTTTGCGTGTCCGTAACCGTAATTACCTCCTTTGTAATTAGCTTTCATCTCTTCAATCTGATCATTGTCAGCCAAAAGGGAGTATATAGCAAATACATTGCAGGTATCAGGGTTTTTCGGATCTTCGAGCGGAGTACTGTCTGTTTGTATTCCCATAACCTGTTTCTTTAACTGTTTCTTAGGTAAGAAAATGTTGATCAGGTTATTTTTTGATTTGCTCATCTTGCTTCCATCGGTACCTGGAACATATTTTGATTCTTCACTGATTTTAGCATCCGGAATTACAAATGTGTCACCCATAAGGTGGTTAAATCTAGAGGCAACATCACGGGTCATTTCCAAATGTTGTAGCTGATCTTTACCAACAGGTACAAAGTTTGCATCGTAAAGCAATATATCTGCAGCCATTAGCATAGGATAAGAAAACAATCCTGAATTTACATCAGAAAGTCTGTCTGCTTTATCTTTAAATGAATGTGCTAATGTTAATCGCTGATATGGGAAATAGCAACTCAGGTACCATGACAGCTCTGTGGTTTCAGGCACATCGCTCTGACGGTAAAAAACTGTATGTTCTGTATTTAAGCCCATGGCAAGCCAGGCTGCGGCAACTCCATAAGTGTTTTCGCTTAATTCCTCCTTATCCTTTATTTGGGTTAGAGAGTGCAAATCGGCAATGAACAAAAATGATTCGTTTTTAGGATCATTTGCCATTGCGATTGCAGGTTCAATAGCCCCCAATAGGTTCCCAAGATGAGGAACACCGGTACTTTGAACTCCCGTTAGTATTCTTGCCATTTGTGTTTAATTTTTAAGAAGGGCAAATTTATGGAAATAGATGTAAATAACGTTTCGATATGCTATTTTTTTGATCTTCTATTTATCATTTTCATCTTCATCTTTGTTTTTCTCTTCTTCCTGTGCTCTTAAATTTATTCTCTCATTAATATCGAGTTCATGATAATCTTTTTCTTCTATAGGAGTGTCATCCGCATCGGGACTATCGATTACTTCCTCCATATTATCAGGTATGGTGATATCTTCTCCCGATCTGTTTGCCCTATAGTGTGGCGACATTATTTCTACACCTGCCATATTAAATTCATCCAGAATATTTTGGTGTAAATCTGATAGAATTACGGGGTATTTATCTGCCATTGCTGTGTAGGCATTAAGCTCGTATGCGACATAATAATCATCGAGGCTGCTTTGGAGTACAAAGGGTTCTTTTCCCATAGTTTCTATTAGTCCATTAGTTTTCTTAGCTGCATCTTTTAGTAATTTATGTACTTGTCTCCAGTCAACATCGTAGCCTATAGTTACAGATGTATGTATAATTAGATTCGATCTTTCAGCAGCAGTAGTGTAATTTTCACTATGACTGGATAGAATTTTAGAATTAGGAATTGTGACTATTACATTCTTTTGAGTTCTGACTCTTGTAACCAGAAGATTTCTCTGTACTACAATACCTGTAACTGTATCGGCTTCGATTCTGTCTCCAACCTTAAAAGGCCGCATATATGTCATTATAATACCACTAAGTGCATTAGCTATAAGAGATGTTGATCCTAATGATAATACTAAGCCTATAAACATTGAAACTCCCTTAAATGAATCGGATTCTGCCCCCGGCAACAATGGAAATACAATTGCTAATAAAAATGCATATAGAAAAACCTTGATAATATTTCCTGTTGTCTTTGCCCATTCAGTATAGAACCCCTCAATCCTGATATTGCCATCTTCGATCTCTGTGAAAATATAGCTTATCAACTTAATAATCCCCTTGAATATTACAACAATTACTATAATCTCAATAATTGTTGGAATATAGTTAATGAAGCCATCTATGAAGTTAAAGAAAGGATCGAGTATATATCCAAACATTTGGTCTCCAATTTCCTTAGTGAAATAAAATACACTAAACGCCATGGGTAGTACCATATATGTAAATAGTGCAATTATTGTCCAGTAAAACCATTTGATTATCTTAAAGAAATGATGGGAGGCCTTTTCTTTATCTTCTTCCTGAAGACCATAAATTTTTAATTTTCGGGTTATTTTATAGATGATTGTATCATGATTAATAAACCATTTCTTAATTTGCTTATACAGGAACATTAGCAATATTAAACTTACCAGATAAATAGCGATATAAGTAAGAACCCTGTATATTTTTTCTTTTAATACTTTAGGCCCTCTTCCATCGAGATAGTCGCCAAGTCTGTTGGCGTAATACTCGCCTATATTAGCAACATCTTTATCAAAAAGCTCTACAGTCTTGTCGCTAAATTCAACTATTGTTTCGCCTGAATAATTTATTATTACGTAGTCT
The DNA window shown above is from Bacteroidota bacterium and carries:
- the trpS gene encoding tryptophan--tRNA ligase, producing MARILTGVQSTGVPHLGNLLGAIEPAIAMANDPKNESFLFIADLHSLTQIKDKEELSENTYGVAAAWLAMGLNTEHTVFYRQSDVPETTELSWYLSCYFPYQRLTLAHSFKDKADRLSDVNSGLFSYPMLMAADILLYDANFVPVGKDQLQHLEMTRDVASRFNHLMGDTFVIPDAKISEESKYVPGTDGSKMSKSKNNLINIFLPKKQLKKQVMGIQTDSTPLEDPKNPDTCNVFAIYSLLADNDQIEEMKANYKGGNYGYGHAKTALLNLILEKYAEPREKFDYFMNNKQELDSILENGAIKARAISSDVMRRVRTKIGFK
- a CDS encoding mechanosensitive ion channel domain-containing protein, whose protein sequence is MLKYKLLLVLIFAFRIAYTQDTISPKDSIIAEEVEEKTEDLYEELEAFPVVIENDTIFDIYEKGDSESLSEQAEVCAGRISGILDRDFYYRDSIAIVDSTDYVIINYSGETIVEFSDKTVELFDKDVANIGEYYANRLGDYLDGRGPKVLKEKIYRVLTYIAIYLVSLILLMFLYKQIKKWFINHDTIIYKITRKLKIYGLQEEDKEKASHHFFKIIKWFYWTIIALFTYMVLPMAFSVFYFTKEIGDQMFGYILDPFFNFIDGFINYIPTIIEIIVIVVIFKGIIKLISYIFTEIEDGNIRIEGFYTEWAKTTGNIIKVFLYAFLLAIVFPLLPGAESDSFKGVSMFIGLVLSLGSTSLIANALSGIIMTYMRPFKVGDRIEADTVTGIVVQRNLLVTRVRTQKNVIVTIPNSKILSSHSENYTTAAERSNLIIHTSVTIGYDVDWRQVHKLLKDAAKKTNGLIETMGKEPFVLQSSLDDYYVAYELNAYTAMADKYPVILSDLHQNILDEFNMAGVEIMSPHYRANRSGEDITIPDNMEEVIDSPDADDTPIEEKDYHELDINERINLRAQEEEKNKDEDENDK